GCGCGCCTTCTTCGGCGGCCGCGCCAGCGGCGCCGCCGGCGTGCTCACCCCGTTCCAGGCGTTCATGACCGCGCTGGGGACCACCATCGGCACCGGCAACATCGCCGGCGTCGCCGCGGGCATCGTGTCGGGCGGACCGGGCGTGCTGTTCTGGATCTGGTGCTACGGCTTCTTCGCGACCGCGATCAAGTTCGCCGAAGCGGTGCTCGGCGTCACGTTCCGCGAAGCACGGGGCACCCAGGACGTGCGCTCGGGACCGATGTATTACCTGCGCGACGGCCTGAAGTCTCCCGCGCTCGCCATGGCATACGCGGTCGTCGCCGGCATTGCCGCGCTGACGACGACGCCCTTCACGCAGACGAATTCGATCGCGCTGGTGATGCACACGCAGGTGGGGGTGCCGAGGTGGGCGTCGGGCCTGGCGATCGCGGTGCTGACGTGGCTGGTGATCATCGGCGGCATCCGCTCGATCGGCCGCGCGTTCGAGAAGCTGGCCCCGGCCAAGGTCGGAATCTACCTCGTCGGCAGCCTGATCGTGATCGTGTCGTTCGCGTCGCGGCTCCCCGACGTGCTCGCGATGGTGTTCCGCGAAGCGTTCACGACGCAGTCGGCGATGGGCTTCGGGATGTTCACGGCGATCCGGTATGGGCTCGCCCGCGGACTCTACGCGAACGAAGCGGGCTATGGGACGGCAGCGGTCGCCTACGGCACGGCGCAGACCACCCGGCCGGCGCAGCAGGGGCTCAACGGCGTCATGGAGACGTTCATCGTCTCGTTCGGCACCTGCACGCTGACGGCGCTGGTGGTGATGCTGTCCGGCGTGGTCGACTGGAGCCTGCCGGCGGGCGAGCGGGCCACGAGCACCGCGGCGGTCGGTCTCGCGTTCGATGCGGTGATGCCCGGCGGCGGGTACCTGCTCGCGTTCTGCGTGTTCCTCTTCGGCTACGGCACGCTGATCGGCTGGGCGTATTACGGCGAGCAGTTCCTTGCCTACTGGCTCGGGCCGCGCGTCGTGATGCCGTACCGGTGGATCTACTGCCTGCTGATTCCCTTGGGCGCGGTCGCGAAGGTCAATCTGGTGTGGGCGTGGGGGGACCTGATGAACGCGCTGCAGATCTTCCCGAACCTGATCGGCGTGCTCGCCTTGAGCCAGATCGCCGCCAACGCGGCAAAGGCATCGGGCGATCGGGCCATCGGGTGATCGGGCCATCGGGTGATCGGGCGATCGGGCGATCGGGTGATCGGGTGATCGGGTGATCGGCGCTTTCGCCTATTGATCGCCGGGCGGCGGCCTGCTACGATCCCCCCGCAACCGTCCCCGATATCCCATGGCCTCTCTATCACTTCCGGTCCTCAGCGGCGACAAGGATCAGCTTCTGCAGCAGGCCCTTGGGCGGCTGGCGGCCTCGCCGCGGCCTGGCGGGGCGGAGGCCGACCCCATCGTGACGGCGACACGGCGGCTGCCCGCGGTCGGCGCGAGCTACGCGCCGTTTCCGGGCAATGTCGATGACCGGCTGGTGAACGCGCTCGCGGCGCGCGGCATCGAGCAGCTCTACACCCACCAGGCAGAAGCGTTCGCGCACGTGCTCGCGGGGCGCAACGTCGTGACGATCACGCCGACGGCGTCGGGAAAGACGCTCTGCTACAACGCGCCGGTGCTCGACGCCATCCTCAAGGATCCGTCCACCCGCGCGCTGTATCTGTTCCCGACCAAGGCGCTCGCGCAGGATCAGCTCGCGGAGCTGTACGCGATGACGGAGTTGATCGCGGCGCGGGCGCGAGAAGCGGACGCGGCGTCGCCCGACATCGGCGTGTTCACCTACGACGGCGACACGCCGTCGGATGCCCGCCGCGCGATCCGCGGCAAGGCGCATGTCGTGCTCAGCAACCCCGACATGCTGCACTCGGGGATCCTGCCGCACCACCCGCGATGGGGGAAGCTGTTCGAGAACCTGAAATTCGTCGTCATCGACGAGCTCCACGCGTACCGCGGCGTGTTCGGCAGCCATCTCGCGAACATCGTGCGGCGGCTGCGCCGGGTCTGCCGCCACTACGGATCGGATCCGGTCTTCATCTGCTCGTCGGCGACGATCGCCAACCCGCGCGAGCTGGCGGAAGCGCTCACCGGGAAGCCGTTCGAGCTGATCGCGCAGAGCGGCGCGCCGCGCGGCGAGAAGTTCTTTCTGTTCGTGAACCCGCCGGTGGTCAACGCGCAGCTCGGCATCCGCCGGTCGTATCTCTCGGAATCGCGCCGCGTCGCGCTCGAGTTCCTCAAGCACAACCTGCAGCTGATCCTGTTCGCCCAGAGCCGTCTCGCGACCGAGATCCTGACGACGTACTTGAAGGATGCGTATCACGGCCCGCCCGGCGCATCGGACGTGATCCGCGGCTATCGCGGCGGGTACCTGCCGAACCGCCGCCGCGAGATCGAGCGCGGACTGCGCGAAGGGGCGGTGCGCGCCGTCGTCTCGACCAGCGCGCTCGAGCTGGGCATCGACATCGGCGCGCTCGACGTCGCGGTCATGGCCGGCTATCCGGGGACGATCGCGGCGACCTGGCAGCGCGCCGGGCGCGCCGGGCGGCGCGCCACGCGCTCGGCGGCGGTCCTCGTCGCGAGCAGCGCGCCGATCGATCAGTTCATCATCCGCAATCCGTCGTACTTCTTCGACGCCTCGCCCGAGCACGCGCTGATCAACCCCGACAATCTGCACATCCTGCTCGACCACGTGAAGTGCGCCGCGTTCGAGCTGCCGTTCGCGACCGACGAGGCGTTCGCGGCGGCGGGTGGGGCCGAGACGGTCAACGTGCAGGAAATCCTCTCCGTGCTTGCGGAGGAAGGCTTCGTCCACCAGGCGGACGGCCAGTGGAACTGGACCCACGAATCGTATCCGGCCGACGCGGTCAGCCTGCGCAGCGTCTCGTCCGACAACTTCGTGGTCGTCGACACGACGCGCGGCGAGCGCGTCATCGCCGAGACCGATTTCACCAGCGCTCCCGCGATGCTGCACGAGAAGGCGATCTACATCGTCGAAGGGCAGCTGTTCCAGGTGGATCGCCTGGACTTCGAGGGGCGCAAGGCGTACGTGAGCAGCGTCGACTGCGACTACTACACCGATGCCATTACGTATACGAAGGTGACGATTCTCGACACCTTCGCGTCGGACGCCGGACATCCGGCGCCGAGTGCGAGCCGCAGATCGCACGGCGAAGTACACGTCGTGTCCCGCGTCGTCGGGTTCAAGAAGATCAAGTTCTACACCAACGAGAACGTCGGCTCCGGCGAGCTGGATCTGCCCGAGCAGCAGATGCACACCTCGTCGTACTGGCTGACGATTCCGGCGGCGCTCATGGGCGCGCTGCCGTACGGCACGGACGATCGGCGGGACGGCGTGGTCGGCCTCGCCTTCGCGATGCGCCATGTCGCCCAGCTGCTGCTGATGTGCGATCGCCACGACATCGGCGTCTCGATCGACGGCGGGTCGCTCGACCGGAACACCCGCACGGGCGGACGCGGCGGCGTGCCCGACGCGCTCGCCGCCGATCCCAACGTCTTCATCTACGACAACTATCCCGGCGGCATCGGTTTCAGCCGGCCGCTGTTCGAGATGCACGGGCTGCTCCTGGAGCGCACGCGCGAGCTGATCGGCAGCTGCCCGTGTGCTTCGGGATGTCCGTCCTGCGTCGGGCCGGAGGGGAATACCGGCCCGCATGCGAAGGACGTCGCCTCGGCTCTCCTCGATCGCCTGCTCGGCGGCCGAACCGGGGTGCGGGGCGGAGGCCCGCCTGACCACGACGAGGTCGTGCCGTTCTGATGGATCTCACCTCGCGGCTTCGATCCATCGTGCGGCCGTCCGGCGCGCCGGTGCGGGAGCTGACCTACGAGCCGGATACCGGCCGCTACGAGGCCACCGTCGATCTCGACCGCGTCGCCGACGTGCTCGCCGGCCGTGTCGTCACCAACCGCTTCGGCCGCGCGCTGATCGTCGACCGCCGCTACGAGTCGGATCGCTTTCACGGAACGCGCCGCGTCGGCGAATGCGAGGTGCCGGATGGAGAGACGCTGCGGCTGCTCGATCCCGCGCTGCCGCCGAACGATTCGCTCGCGCCGGGAGAGAAGACCGTCTTCGTCGACCTCGAGACGACCGGCTTGAGCGGCGGCGCCGGCACGGTCGCGTTTCTCGTCGGCTGCGGCTGGTTCGACATGGGCGCGTTCCAGGTCCGCCAGTTCCTGCTCACCAGCTATGCGGCGGAGCGGGCGCTGCTCGACGCCGTGGCGAGCTGCTTCGACGGCACGTCGCTGCTCGTGACCTATAACGGCAAGACGTTCGACGTGCCGGTGATGGAGACGCGGTGGATGTTCCACCGCATGCGGATGCCGCTCGAATCGGTCCGTCACTTCGACATGCTGCATCCGGCCCGGCGCCTGTGGCGCTCGCGCGACGGCGCCGACGGCTTCACCGATCGGTTGAGCGGCGGCGACGACGGCGGCTGCCGGCTGTCGACGCTCGAGCGGGTGCTGTGCGGGGTGCGCCGCGTCGGCGACGTGCCCGGGCTCGAGATCCCCGGGCGCTACTTCCGCTTCCTGCGGACGGGAGACGTGCGTCCGCTCGAGGCGGTGCTCGAGCACAACCGGCTCGATCTGATTTCGCTTGCAGCCGTCACCGCGCACGCGGTGCAGCTGGTCGAAGCCGGCACGCCGCTGTGCCGCGATGCGGCCGAGACGCTGGCGCTCGGCAAGGTGTACGAGCGCGCCGGCTGCACCGACCGCGCGATCGACGCGTATCGCCGCGCCGCCGCCGCGCCGGGCGCGCACGTCGACGTCGTCGCCGAAGCCATCTACCGCCTGGCCATCCGGCTGCGCCGCGACCGGCGTTTTGCGGAGGCGGCGGACTGCTGGCGCCGCCTGCTGGACGTGAAGCAGGGGAGGAGCGGACGGCGGAGCGCGCTGCTGGCGCCGCTTCGGCAGGTGGCGGTCGAGGCGCTGGCGATTCACCACGAGCACCGCGAGCGCGACTACGCCGGCGCGCGCGAGCTCGCGCTGCAGCTGCTCGACGAGGCGGACGGCGCCGCCGCGCGCGTCAAGACCGACACGACGCGCCGGCGTCTCGCCCGCCTCGAACGCAAGCTCTCCACTTTTAGCGCGCCGCTGCTCGACTGACGGCGCCGGTCCATTTCCCAATTCCCAAGACCAAATAACTCCCGACTCCCAAGGCGGCGAACTTCCAACGCCGGCGTTTGACAGTTGCTACGTTTCGCGTAATACTACGTTGTACGTATTACGCAGGACGGAGTAGATGGCCAGGGACACGGACGCGCTCGACGACTTCGGCCGGTTTGCGGAGCCGGCGCTCATGATTCTCATCAGCCTGGCGGACGGGCCGAAGCATGGCTATGCCATGACCGACGACATCGAGCGGGTGTCGGGCGTGCGCTTCGGGCCGGGGACGCTCTACGGCGCGGTCACGCGGCTCGAGGGGCGCGGCTTGATCGCGCGCCTCGACACTGAAGACCGGCGGCAGCCCTACAAGTTGACGGCACTGGGGGAGCGGGCGCTGCGCGCGCGTCTCGCCAGCCTGCAGGCAGTGGCTCGCGTGGGCCAGAGGCGGCTGGCCGGCGCGTGACCTGGCTGCTGGCGCTCTACCCGCGCCGCTGGCGCCGCCGCTACGGCGCCGAAGTCGCGGAACTGCTCGCCGGACGGCGGTTCTCCGTTCGTCTCGCCATCGATCTCGCCGCCGGCGCGATCGACGTGTGGCTGCACCCGGCGCAGACGCTCGCGGCGGCCTCCGCCGCCGCTTCGGGAAAGGACGAGACGACGATGCTGAACAGGATTCTGCGGTTCGACTGCGCGGGGGCCTACGGGCCCGGCGTGTCGAAGGAGGACGCGTGGAAGGCGGGGCTGTCGATGGTTGTCGTCACCCTGGCCCTCACGGCGGCGTGGCTCCCGCTTCGCCTGAGCGTCGGGGAGCACCCGGTCGTCGACTCGATCGGCATGATGCCGTTCTTCGTCGGGCTCGTGGTGTCGATGCGCTACACCTACCTGAAGGGGCGCTCGCCCGCGGTCCAGGCGGTCTTCATCGGGGGGGTGACGCTGGCGCTCACCCTGGTCTTCCTCGCCGCCGGCCTGATCGCCGCGCGGATCTGAGCGGCGCCGGCGAGGGCGGAAAAAAAGAACGCCACGGTCTCCGGTGAGCCCGTGGCGTTCGAGAGAGCCGGAGGTTGCGCGCCGTCAGCGCGCAGCGGCCTTCTTCGCGGCGGCGGTCTTCGCCGTCTTGGCGGTCTTCGCGGCGGCCTTGCGGGTCTCCGAGGTCTGCGCGCCGAAGCGCTTCGTGAACCGCTCCACGCGTCCTTCGGTGTCAATCAGCTTCTGCCGTCCGGTGAAGAACGGATGACAGTTGTTGCAGATCTCCAAGTGGAGCTCAGGCTTGGTGGACCTGGTCTTCCACGTGGCCCCGCAGGCACACCGCGCCTCGATGTCGTAGTACTTCGGGTGAATGGCTTCCTTCACAGTGCGCTCCTTGGGTGCTCCGGGAAAACTTCAGTATAACACTCTGGTGAGTCGCTTCGCTCCCTGTCGGGCAGGGGACTATGGGCCGCGAAGGGACTCGCTGCGCTCGCCGTCGGGCCGGACGACCGCAACCCTGAGCCCGAC
The genomic region above belongs to Vicinamibacterales bacterium and contains:
- a CDS encoding amino acid carrier protein, whose translation is MLQPIADAVQAAADWLFVPVLVIVLFGTGLFLTARLGVVQVRRFGEALRAFFGGRASGAAGVLTPFQAFMTALGTTIGTGNIAGVAAGIVSGGPGVLFWIWCYGFFATAIKFAEAVLGVTFREARGTQDVRSGPMYYLRDGLKSPALAMAYAVVAGIAALTTTPFTQTNSIALVMHTQVGVPRWASGLAIAVLTWLVIIGGIRSIGRAFEKLAPAKVGIYLVGSLIVIVSFASRLPDVLAMVFREAFTTQSAMGFGMFTAIRYGLARGLYANEAGYGTAAVAYGTAQTTRPAQQGLNGVMETFIVSFGTCTLTALVVMLSGVVDWSLPAGERATSTAAVGLAFDAVMPGGGYLLAFCVFLFGYGTLIGWAYYGEQFLAYWLGPRVVMPYRWIYCLLIPLGAVAKVNLVWAWGDLMNALQIFPNLIGVLALSQIAANAAKASGDRAIG
- a CDS encoding DEAD/DEAH box helicase — translated: MASLSLPVLSGDKDQLLQQALGRLAASPRPGGAEADPIVTATRRLPAVGASYAPFPGNVDDRLVNALAARGIEQLYTHQAEAFAHVLAGRNVVTITPTASGKTLCYNAPVLDAILKDPSTRALYLFPTKALAQDQLAELYAMTELIAARAREADAASPDIGVFTYDGDTPSDARRAIRGKAHVVLSNPDMLHSGILPHHPRWGKLFENLKFVVIDELHAYRGVFGSHLANIVRRLRRVCRHYGSDPVFICSSATIANPRELAEALTGKPFELIAQSGAPRGEKFFLFVNPPVVNAQLGIRRSYLSESRRVALEFLKHNLQLILFAQSRLATEILTTYLKDAYHGPPGASDVIRGYRGGYLPNRRREIERGLREGAVRAVVSTSALELGIDIGALDVAVMAGYPGTIAATWQRAGRAGRRATRSAAVLVASSAPIDQFIIRNPSYFFDASPEHALINPDNLHILLDHVKCAAFELPFATDEAFAAAGGAETVNVQEILSVLAEEGFVHQADGQWNWTHESYPADAVSLRSVSSDNFVVVDTTRGERVIAETDFTSAPAMLHEKAIYIVEGQLFQVDRLDFEGRKAYVSSVDCDYYTDAITYTKVTILDTFASDAGHPAPSASRRSHGEVHVVSRVVGFKKIKFYTNENVGSGELDLPEQQMHTSSYWLTIPAALMGALPYGTDDRRDGVVGLAFAMRHVAQLLLMCDRHDIGVSIDGGSLDRNTRTGGRGGVPDALAADPNVFIYDNYPGGIGFSRPLFEMHGLLLERTRELIGSCPCASGCPSCVGPEGNTGPHAKDVASALLDRLLGGRTGVRGGGPPDHDEVVPF
- a CDS encoding ribonuclease H-like domain-containing protein, yielding MDLTSRLRSIVRPSGAPVRELTYEPDTGRYEATVDLDRVADVLAGRVVTNRFGRALIVDRRYESDRFHGTRRVGECEVPDGETLRLLDPALPPNDSLAPGEKTVFVDLETTGLSGGAGTVAFLVGCGWFDMGAFQVRQFLLTSYAAERALLDAVASCFDGTSLLVTYNGKTFDVPVMETRWMFHRMRMPLESVRHFDMLHPARRLWRSRDGADGFTDRLSGGDDGGCRLSTLERVLCGVRRVGDVPGLEIPGRYFRFLRTGDVRPLEAVLEHNRLDLISLAAVTAHAVQLVEAGTPLCRDAAETLALGKVYERAGCTDRAIDAYRRAAAAPGAHVDVVAEAIYRLAIRLRRDRRFAEAADCWRRLLDVKQGRSGRRSALLAPLRQVAVEALAIHHEHRERDYAGARELALQLLDEADGAAARVKTDTTRRRLARLERKLSTFSAPLLD
- a CDS encoding PadR family transcriptional regulator, which produces MARDTDALDDFGRFAEPALMILISLADGPKHGYAMTDDIERVSGVRFGPGTLYGAVTRLEGRGLIARLDTEDRRQPYKLTALGERALRARLASLQAVARVGQRRLAGA